From the Brevibacillus choshinensis genome, one window contains:
- the resA gene encoding thiol-disulfide oxidoreductase ResA: protein MNKSNRTYIRVAVLGLLLVALVFALYSSFVKDPNAVKVGRSAPNFSLQQLNGPELALGDLKGKGVILNFWGTWCEPCKKEMPALQQQYNQFKDKGLVVLGVNIGESPVAVEPFVKQFGVNFPILLDSESQITKLYRIGPIPTTFFISPDGDVEEIFIGQLNEAMITEKVKKILP, encoded by the coding sequence ATGAACAAAAGCAATCGTACATACATCCGAGTGGCCGTGCTAGGTCTCTTGCTCGTGGCACTTGTCTTTGCTCTCTATTCCAGCTTTGTTAAGGATCCGAACGCTGTGAAAGTAGGGAGATCTGCACCGAATTTCAGCTTGCAGCAATTGAATGGACCTGAATTGGCTCTAGGTGACTTGAAGGGGAAGGGAGTCATCCTTAACTTCTGGGGAACTTGGTGTGAGCCCTGTAAAAAGGAAATGCCGGCCTTGCAACAGCAGTACAACCAGTTCAAAGATAAGGGACTAGTCGTCCTTGGCGTCAATATTGGCGAGTCGCCTGTAGCTGTTGAACCATTCGTTAAACAATTTGGCGTCAACTTTCCTATTCTCTTGGACAGTGAATCCCAAATTACAAAGCTGTATCGAATTGGACCGATCCCGACTACTTTTTTTATTTCACCAGACGGGGACGTAGAAGAAATCTTCATTGGTCAATTAAATGAAGCCATGATCACAGAGAAAGTGAAGAAAATCTTGCCGTAA
- a CDS encoding GGDEF domain-containing protein, whose product MWSTLMHRFGRFPFFTLDKRQWMKNVISQEVEKGRSVVMFYVDIVKLTEVENRYGDVIAKRVLHIFERIMPAVSRHVFEIRGKILAIQKLWGDDFAIYVSFSGTVNEEDCRMLSIHFQEQAEKQLNRQVSFVNREELRVHIGYASLPGQDIVKEMYMSVKRAVHMAKYGITSEKYTNVTQFHKLLAEENVHMHFMPIIHLPDGETLGWEALARGPIDSPFATPSMLFNYAEETDTVFRLEHICRKRALEQLRYLKPHQKLFINLDPRAIDDPFLLRGEVFSLFEHYGLNPHNVVFEITERHAISNYTVFRKIIEEYRKKGYLIAVDDAGAGYSSLESITEIYPDFIKLDMSLIRNVDVDPIKQALLETFVQFADKVSCKIIAEGIETQRELETLMEVGVTYGQGYFLGRPDKGMTHVSGQAMNFLGFMQEKRTSEQGEPLIFTPAMSEILAKTICVEKHAKVRRVHEIFEQNQRIESIVVLEEGEPIGLIMRFQIYQILGGQYGIALYYERPISQIMNANPLTAYKDDKLDEVARRAMARDTYHLYDVVIITGEENEYIGIVTVQSLLDKMASIKLEMATSANPLTGLPGNVQIERELNKRIKQRESQLVIYCDLDRFKWFNDRYGFEVGDQIIVRTANLLKEAVKHYGSTSDFVGHIGGDDFIVITQASCAQELISFLLDAFSPYFADIYEKRRMGDGSVLSMSMAGVRLIAGKYENVEAIAERAAHVKKLAKEQAGTVFLDDWEFRSDEVHQSQV is encoded by the coding sequence ATGTGGTCGACGCTCATGCATCGGTTTGGGCGCTTCCCCTTTTTCACACTGGATAAACGGCAATGGATGAAAAATGTCATCAGCCAAGAAGTGGAAAAAGGGCGCAGCGTAGTCATGTTTTATGTGGATATAGTCAAGCTGACAGAAGTGGAGAACCGCTACGGGGATGTAATTGCCAAGCGGGTGCTTCATATTTTCGAGAGGATTATGCCAGCCGTATCTCGTCATGTATTTGAAATCAGGGGGAAAATCCTCGCGATCCAAAAGCTGTGGGGCGATGATTTTGCCATATATGTGTCTTTTAGTGGCACTGTGAATGAAGAGGATTGCCGAATGCTATCCATTCATTTTCAGGAACAGGCGGAAAAGCAATTAAATCGGCAGGTGAGCTTTGTTAATCGAGAGGAACTACGTGTTCATATTGGTTATGCAAGTCTGCCGGGGCAAGATATTGTTAAGGAAATGTACATGTCCGTAAAACGCGCCGTCCATATGGCTAAGTACGGGATTACGTCAGAAAAATATACGAATGTCACTCAATTTCATAAGTTGCTTGCGGAAGAGAACGTTCATATGCACTTCATGCCGATCATTCATTTACCCGATGGGGAGACGTTGGGCTGGGAAGCATTGGCGCGCGGACCTATAGATAGTCCGTTTGCCACTCCGTCCATGCTGTTCAATTATGCGGAGGAGACAGATACAGTATTTCGACTGGAGCACATCTGTCGGAAACGAGCATTAGAGCAATTGCGTTACCTGAAGCCACATCAAAAGCTGTTCATCAATCTGGACCCACGTGCCATCGATGATCCCTTTCTTTTGCGCGGTGAGGTGTTTTCCTTATTTGAGCATTACGGATTGAATCCCCACAATGTTGTGTTTGAAATTACGGAACGTCATGCGATTTCGAATTACACGGTTTTTCGCAAGATCATTGAGGAGTACCGGAAAAAAGGCTATCTCATCGCTGTTGATGATGCAGGAGCCGGGTATTCCAGCCTGGAGTCTATTACCGAAATTTATCCCGATTTTATCAAATTAGATATGTCGCTCATTCGTAATGTGGATGTAGACCCTATCAAGCAAGCCCTGCTGGAGACGTTCGTTCAGTTCGCGGATAAGGTGAGCTGCAAAATTATCGCGGAAGGTATTGAGACTCAGAGAGAACTGGAGACGTTGATGGAAGTAGGCGTCACATACGGGCAAGGATATTTTCTGGGGCGACCAGATAAAGGGATGACACACGTCTCTGGTCAGGCGATGAATTTTCTCGGCTTTATGCAAGAAAAGCGAACGAGCGAACAGGGAGAGCCTTTGATCTTTACGCCAGCGATGTCAGAAATCTTGGCGAAGACCATCTGTGTGGAAAAACATGCAAAAGTGCGTCGCGTGCACGAAATATTCGAGCAGAATCAACGAATTGAAAGCATCGTTGTGTTAGAGGAAGGGGAGCCGATTGGCCTGATCATGCGGTTTCAGATCTATCAAATATTGGGGGGGCAGTACGGAATCGCTCTCTACTATGAGCGCCCCATTTCACAGATCATGAATGCCAATCCGCTCACGGCCTACAAAGATGACAAGCTGGACGAGGTAGCACGACGTGCCATGGCACGGGATACCTATCATCTGTACGACGTGGTGATCATCACTGGGGAAGAAAACGAATACATCGGGATCGTAACGGTGCAAAGTCTGTTGGATAAAATGGCTTCCATCAAGCTGGAGATGGCGACCTCTGCAAATCCTTTGACTGGTCTGCCCGGGAATGTACAGATTGAGCGCGAATTAAACAAGCGAATCAAGCAGCGGGAGTCGCAGCTGGTCATCTATTGCGATTTGGATCGTTTTAAGTGGTTCAACGACCGGTACGGGTTTGAAGTCGGGGATCAAATCATCGTCAGAACAGCGAACCTATTGAAGGAAGCGGTCAAACATTACGGGAGCACGTCCGATTTTGTCGGGCACATTGGAGGGGACGACTTCATCGTCATTACCCAAGCGAGCTGCGCACAGGAACTGATCTCCTTTTTATTGGATGCCTTCTCCCCATATTTTGCTGATATTTATGAGAAGCGGCGCATGGGCGACGGATCTGTTCTTTCCATGTCCATGGCAGGTGTTCGTCTCATCGCAGGCAAGTACGAAAATGTGGAGGCGATTGCCGAGAGGGCGGCACATGTGAAAAAGCTGGCGAAAGAGCAGGCAGGCACTGTGTTCCTCGACGATTGGGAATTCCGTTCAGATGAAGTGCATCAATCTCAGGTATAA
- a CDS encoding segregation/condensation protein A → MAYSIKLDSFEGPLDLLLHLIDKAEVDIYDIPIAEITEQYLATIDTMQELQLDVASEFVVMAASLLSIKSKMLLPKKEEHVFQQFLDMDVEEIDPREELVQRLLEYKRYKMLAERLREMEIGRKQVYTRPAENLSPYVKEEDHTVKDVTLYDLISALEKLVKKVNDKQPITKVSRDEVSIKDRMFEIRQLVRVGGGMVRFSQLFTRGATRTEIVTSFLALLELMKAKEITCIQNQLFQDIMICDNTTKGAPEDGL, encoded by the coding sequence GTGGCTTACAGCATCAAACTGGATTCCTTTGAGGGACCGCTCGACCTGTTACTCCATCTGATCGACAAGGCCGAAGTGGACATTTACGACATTCCTATCGCGGAAATAACCGAGCAGTATCTGGCGACGATTGATACGATGCAGGAGCTGCAGCTGGATGTAGCGAGCGAGTTTGTCGTTATGGCGGCGAGTCTCCTCTCGATCAAAAGCAAGATGCTGCTGCCGAAAAAAGAGGAGCACGTCTTTCAGCAGTTTCTCGATATGGATGTCGAAGAGATTGACCCGCGGGAAGAGCTGGTGCAGCGTCTTTTGGAGTATAAACGATACAAGATGCTCGCGGAGCGTCTGCGTGAAATGGAAATTGGGCGAAAACAAGTGTACACGCGTCCTGCTGAGAATTTGTCACCTTATGTGAAAGAAGAGGATCATACCGTCAAGGACGTGACGCTCTATGATCTGATCTCCGCCTTGGAAAAACTGGTGAAGAAGGTCAATGACAAACAGCCGATCACCAAAGTATCTAGGGACGAAGTATCGATCAAAGACAGGATGTTCGAAATCCGTCAACTCGTGCGTGTAGGGGGAGGAATGGTTCGCTTCTCGCAGCTATTTACACGAGGAGCGACTCGAACCGAGATCGTGACGAGCTTTCTTGCCCTCTTGGAGCTGATGAAAGCAAAAGAAATTACGTGTATCCAAAATCAATTGTTTCAGGACATCATGATTTGTGACAACACAACGAAAGGAGCCCCTGAGGATGGACTATGA
- a CDS encoding nucleoside recognition domain-containing protein has translation MLNAIWLALIVISIAVAAINGRMEVINQAAFEGAKTGVTVCFGLLSILAFWMGLMRIAEKSGLLELLARALSPIIQLLFPDVPKGHPAIGYILSNMSANLLGLGNAATPMGLKAMEELQKLNADKQVASPAMCTLLAINTASITIIPTTMIAIRMQYGSVNPVEIVGTTLLSSFGATIVALFIDRWYRYRHTRRHR, from the coding sequence GTGCTTAACGCCATCTGGCTCGCATTGATCGTCATCAGCATAGCAGTGGCTGCCATCAACGGTAGGATGGAAGTCATCAACCAGGCTGCCTTTGAAGGGGCCAAGACAGGGGTGACGGTGTGCTTTGGACTCTTGAGCATTCTCGCCTTCTGGATGGGGCTCATGCGCATCGCTGAAAAATCGGGATTGCTGGAGCTGCTGGCACGTGCTCTATCACCCATTATTCAATTGCTGTTTCCGGATGTCCCCAAAGGACATCCTGCGATCGGCTACATTCTGTCGAATATGAGTGCAAACCTTCTGGGACTGGGGAATGCAGCGACGCCGATGGGACTAAAGGCGATGGAAGAGCTGCAAAAACTGAATGCAGACAAACAGGTTGCGTCACCTGCGATGTGTACACTGCTCGCCATTAACACGGCGAGCATCACCATTATTCCGACAACGATGATTGCGATCAGGATGCAATACGGCTCCGTCAATCCGGTGGAAATCGTTGGAACGACCTTACTCTCATCCTTTGGAGCTACGATTGTCGCACTTTTCATTGATCGCTGGTACCGTTACCGCCATACAAGACGTCACAGATAG
- a CDS encoding peptidylprolyl isomerase, giving the protein MKKAHITMENGNQIELELFDQEAPGTVANFEKLANEGFYNGLAFHRVIPGFVAQGGCPYGTGTGGPGYTIKCETKGNPHKHLRGALSMAHAGKDTGGSQFFICYDSFPHLDGVHTVFGKITSGMEHVDAIKQGEKMGTVKVTAE; this is encoded by the coding sequence ATGAAAAAAGCGCATATCACCATGGAAAATGGTAACCAAATCGAGCTGGAGCTGTTTGATCAAGAAGCTCCTGGCACCGTAGCCAACTTCGAAAAACTGGCAAACGAAGGCTTCTACAACGGTCTGGCGTTTCACCGCGTGATCCCAGGATTCGTAGCACAAGGTGGCTGCCCTTATGGAACAGGTACTGGCGGCCCTGGATATACCATCAAATGTGAAACGAAAGGCAACCCGCACAAACATCTGCGTGGCGCTCTTTCCATGGCACATGCAGGTAAAGACACTGGCGGAAGCCAATTCTTTATCTGCTACGATTCCTTCCCGCATCTCGACGGCGTACATACTGTATTCGGTAAAATTACATCCGGTATGGAGCATGTGGATGCAATCAAGCAAGGCGAGAAAATGGGTACTGTAAAAGTAACAGCTGAATAA
- a CDS encoding D-alanyl-D-alanine carboxypeptidase family protein: MKVRKLLSGVLVVFLFIQVLLFPTTDARAAASAPGLSAESAALIDVASGRILYSKNGTKKMRIASLTKTMTAIVAIESGKLNEVVTVPPEAVGVEGSSIYLKKNEKLTLEELLYGLMLRSGNDAAVTIATHVGGSLPGFVYMMNEKASLIGMNHTNFTNPHGLDDSNMHYSTAEDMVKLSAYALRNPVFRQIVSTKVKDISWEGEQWDRRLLNKNKMLHLYNGADGVKTGYTKLAKRCLASSATRDGRQLATITLNASDDWSDSAKLMDWGFANFPMKEIVSQKENVKPDTPITLEAGTQLVTMNAFRYPLQQSEADEVHKRIVLGESIINGKMNGKLVGFMQIYLKENMIGQVPLLVNVDSPASTQPQASGRTFWHHFWEIVAGGMWSA, from the coding sequence ATGAAAGTGCGAAAATTACTGTCCGGCGTGCTCGTCGTTTTTCTTTTTATACAGGTCCTATTGTTTCCCACCACTGATGCCCGAGCAGCTGCGTCAGCTCCAGGATTGTCTGCGGAAAGTGCAGCGTTGATCGATGTGGCGAGTGGACGGATCCTGTACTCAAAGAATGGGACGAAAAAAATGAGGATTGCCAGTCTGACCAAGACGATGACGGCGATCGTGGCCATCGAGAGTGGAAAATTGAATGAGGTAGTGACGGTGCCGCCAGAGGCAGTCGGTGTCGAAGGCTCCTCTATTTACTTGAAGAAAAATGAAAAACTGACGCTGGAAGAGTTGTTGTACGGGTTGATGCTGCGTTCTGGAAATGATGCAGCCGTGACGATTGCGACGCATGTAGGAGGGTCACTGCCTGGTTTTGTGTACATGATGAATGAAAAAGCCTCGTTGATCGGAATGAATCATACGAATTTTACTAATCCGCATGGACTCGATGACAGCAATATGCACTATTCCACTGCGGAAGATATGGTCAAACTTTCCGCCTATGCCCTGCGAAATCCGGTGTTTCGGCAAATCGTTTCTACCAAGGTAAAGGACATTTCGTGGGAAGGTGAGCAATGGGACAGACGCCTGCTCAATAAAAATAAAATGCTTCACCTATACAACGGAGCAGATGGCGTAAAGACGGGCTATACCAAGCTAGCGAAGCGCTGTCTGGCATCCTCAGCTACACGTGACGGGCGGCAATTGGCTACGATCACCTTGAATGCCTCGGATGACTGGAGCGACTCTGCCAAACTAATGGACTGGGGCTTTGCCAACTTTCCCATGAAAGAAATCGTGAGTCAAAAGGAAAATGTGAAGCCAGATACACCCATCACATTGGAAGCGGGCACTCAACTCGTTACGATGAATGCGTTTCGCTATCCGTTGCAGCAATCAGAAGCGGATGAAGTTCACAAGCGAATTGTATTAGGAGAATCTATCATTAATGGAAAAATGAACGGCAAGCTGGTCGGATTTATGCAGATATACTTAAAAGAAAACATGATCGGCCAGGTACCGCTATTGGTAAACGTGGATTCGCCTGCATCGACCCAACCACAAGCCAGTGGCCGAACTTTCTGGCATCACTTTTGGGAGATCGTGGCGGGAGGGATGTGGAGTGCTTAA
- the lysA gene encoding diaminopimelate decarboxylase: protein MFLHGTSRVNELGNLEIGGCDTTQLATQYGTPLYVYDEAQIRSKCRDFVEAFRTSGFAFQVAYASKAFCTMAMCKLVEEEGLSLDVVSGGELYTAMQAGFPVDRIHFHGNNKSLDEIVMALDAKIGCFVVDNFYELHLLDQLAAERGEKVSVLLRVTPGVEAHTHEYISTGQVDSKFGFDVKHGQALEAMRFSFESNHLHLLGVHSHIGSQIFETEGFLVAVRRLTELLGEAKDAFGFLPEVLNVGGGFGIRYVEGDTPQPAETYIKAITDAVREELNAREIPLPELWIEPGRSIVGDAGTTLYRIGSNKEIPNVRKYIAVDGGMTDNLRPALYQAEYEAAVANKMNEPATELVSIAGKCCESGDMLIWDVKLPATVSGDILAVPSTGAYGYSMSNNYNRIARPAVVFVKDGEAELVVKRESIADVVSHDLLPKRAQLQR, encoded by the coding sequence ATGTTTTTACACGGGACAAGTCGAGTAAACGAGCTAGGTAATCTGGAGATCGGTGGCTGTGACACGACGCAACTGGCAACACAATACGGGACACCACTCTACGTATACGATGAAGCACAGATTCGCAGTAAGTGCCGTGATTTTGTTGAGGCGTTCCGTACATCCGGCTTTGCCTTTCAGGTAGCCTACGCGAGCAAGGCTTTCTGTACGATGGCGATGTGCAAGCTGGTCGAAGAGGAAGGCCTTTCTCTCGATGTCGTATCGGGTGGAGAACTGTACACAGCCATGCAAGCGGGTTTTCCAGTAGACCGGATTCACTTCCATGGCAACAACAAATCCTTGGATGAAATCGTAATGGCTCTCGACGCCAAGATTGGCTGTTTTGTCGTGGATAATTTTTATGAGCTGCACTTGCTTGATCAACTGGCTGCAGAGCGCGGGGAAAAGGTGTCTGTCCTGCTCCGAGTCACTCCAGGTGTAGAGGCTCACACACATGAGTACATTTCTACGGGTCAGGTAGACTCAAAATTTGGATTTGATGTGAAACATGGGCAAGCATTGGAAGCGATGAGATTTTCCTTTGAAAGCAATCATCTTCATTTATTAGGTGTACACAGCCACATCGGTTCGCAAATTTTCGAAACCGAGGGCTTCCTAGTCGCAGTGAGAAGACTGACCGAATTGCTAGGGGAAGCAAAAGACGCATTTGGCTTCTTACCCGAAGTATTAAACGTTGGAGGCGGTTTTGGTATCCGCTATGTAGAGGGAGATACACCGCAACCAGCTGAAACTTATATTAAAGCGATCACGGACGCGGTGCGAGAAGAGTTGAATGCTCGTGAGATTCCACTGCCGGAGCTTTGGATCGAGCCAGGCCGTAGTATCGTCGGAGATGCAGGTACTACCTTGTATCGAATTGGATCGAACAAGGAAATTCCAAATGTGCGCAAATACATCGCGGTAGATGGCGGCATGACCGATAACCTGAGACCAGCCTTGTATCAAGCGGAATATGAAGCAGCGGTTGCCAACAAGATGAACGAGCCTGCTACAGAATTGGTTTCGATTGCCGGCAAATGCTGCGAATCGGGCGATATGCTGATCTGGGATGTGAAGCTTCCAGCTACAGTCTCAGGAGACATTTTGGCTGTGCCAAGCACAGGTGCTTATGGCTATTCGATGTCAAACAACTACAACCGCATCGCTCGACCTGCTGTTGTTTTTGTAAAGGACGGAGAAGCGGAATTGGTTGTAAAGCGTGAGAGCATTGCAGACGTTGTCAGTCACGACCTGCTGCCAAAGCGAGCACAATTACAGCGATAA
- a CDS encoding pseudouridine synthase, protein MERLQKVLAHAGVASRRHCEELIVQGNVQVNGKVVRELGTRVDPQVDKILVNGRPIRTEQPIYLMLYKPTGVITSVSDPRGRRVVTDLLKGIKERVYPVGRLDYDTSGLLLLTNDGELANRLAHPSYEIDKVYRAWVRGVPSQDKVKKLATGIQLEDGLTSPGEAKLLKSTPTKEKALVELTIHEGRNRQVRRMCDAIGHPVITLERIRLGFLTLEGLQPGQYRPLTSTEVEKLKQGLVQNRKSRPRSR, encoded by the coding sequence ATGGAACGATTACAAAAAGTGCTAGCACACGCAGGAGTCGCCTCTCGTCGCCATTGTGAAGAGTTGATCGTACAAGGGAACGTCCAAGTAAATGGCAAAGTGGTACGAGAATTGGGGACAAGGGTTGACCCGCAGGTTGACAAGATTTTAGTAAATGGTCGACCGATTCGTACCGAGCAACCGATCTATCTGATGCTATACAAGCCTACAGGCGTTATCACAAGTGTCTCAGATCCACGTGGTCGGCGCGTTGTTACTGACTTGCTAAAAGGGATAAAAGAGCGGGTGTATCCGGTGGGACGACTGGACTATGACACTTCTGGCCTGCTTTTATTGACCAACGATGGCGAACTGGCGAATCGACTGGCACACCCTAGCTATGAGATTGATAAAGTGTACCGTGCCTGGGTGAGGGGAGTGCCTAGTCAGGATAAGGTGAAGAAGCTGGCAACGGGAATTCAACTGGAAGATGGGTTGACTTCACCAGGAGAAGCCAAATTGTTGAAGTCTACCCCGACCAAGGAAAAGGCTTTGGTAGAACTAACGATTCACGAAGGCCGAAATAGGCAAGTTCGACGAATGTGTGACGCAATCGGTCACCCGGTCATTACCCTGGAGCGTATCCGACTCGGTTTTTTGACATTAGAAGGATTACAGCCGGGACAGTACCGTCCGCTGACGAGCACGGAAGTAGAAAAACTGAAGCAAGGACTCGTCCAGAATCGGAAGAGCAGACCGCGCTCTCGTTGA
- a CDS encoding site-2 protease family protein, which translates to MDLFHFDWKTVPFRMIAFVIAFSLHEWAHAFVAWKLGDNTAKDEGRLTVNPIPHIDPFGLILILFGPFGWAKPVPINPLHFRGNKRLGIVYVSAAGPLINLVLAILFSVLYIVVGHTGALEGMNEKWAYAIEITMEFCIVINAALFVFNLLPIAPLDGYKILRFLSPRRWDRFFYNLELYGPWILLLLIFIPGVSSTIFGIPLGFIITWVQEIAVRIVTLFV; encoded by the coding sequence ATGGATCTTTTTCATTTTGATTGGAAGACTGTGCCGTTTCGCATGATCGCGTTCGTCATCGCTTTCTCTTTGCATGAATGGGCACATGCTTTTGTTGCCTGGAAGCTGGGTGACAATACAGCCAAGGATGAAGGGCGCTTGACTGTAAATCCGATTCCCCATATCGATCCGTTCGGCTTGATCTTGATATTGTTTGGACCGTTTGGTTGGGCCAAGCCAGTGCCGATTAACCCGCTGCATTTTCGCGGCAACAAGCGGCTAGGGATTGTGTACGTGTCCGCTGCTGGACCGCTGATTAATTTGGTACTAGCTATCTTGTTTTCTGTGTTGTACATCGTGGTGGGACATACAGGCGCATTGGAAGGAATGAATGAAAAATGGGCGTATGCGATTGAAATCACGATGGAGTTTTGTATTGTGATCAACGCTGCCTTGTTTGTGTTCAACCTACTACCGATCGCTCCATTAGACGGATACAAGATATTACGTTTCCTGTCCCCACGACGTTGGGATCGATTCTTTTACAATTTGGAACTCTATGGTCCGTGGATTTTGTTGTTGCTTATTTTTATTCCGGGTGTCAGCTCTACCATTTTCGGAATACCACTTGGATTTATCATTACGTGGGTACAAGAAATAGCAGTGCGGATCGTTACACTGTTCGTATAA
- the scpB gene encoding SMC-Scp complex subunit ScpB, whose protein sequence is MDYDKLKGVIEGLLFISGDEGIDAKEISEITEVSEEEVIDLIEDMKADFRRAGRGIQIVEVARAYQLTTLPEHVPFFERLASSPSQSTLSQAALETLAIIAYKQPLTRSEIEEIRGVKCEKALNTLLSKQLIREAGRAEGIGRPILYATTKDFLEHFGLRELADLPEPPVNLDIEEARMEASALFGKSEEPTND, encoded by the coding sequence ATGGACTATGACAAGCTGAAAGGCGTCATTGAGGGCTTGTTGTTCATTTCGGGCGATGAAGGCATCGATGCCAAGGAAATTAGTGAAATCACCGAGGTATCGGAAGAAGAAGTCATCGACTTGATTGAAGACATGAAAGCAGATTTTCGCCGAGCGGGCAGAGGGATTCAGATCGTGGAGGTCGCACGTGCTTACCAGCTGACGACACTGCCCGAGCACGTTCCTTTTTTTGAGCGCTTGGCGAGCTCACCCAGTCAATCTACGCTTTCTCAGGCCGCGCTGGAAACATTGGCGATCATTGCGTATAAACAGCCTTTGACCCGTTCGGAAATCGAGGAAATTCGTGGAGTGAAATGCGAAAAAGCTCTTAACACCCTGCTATCCAAGCAGTTAATTCGTGAAGCTGGCCGAGCAGAAGGAATTGGGCGTCCGATCTTGTACGCGACAACCAAGGACTTTTTGGAACACTTTGGCTTGCGGGAATTGGCGGATCTGCCGGAACCACCCGTCAATCTGGACATCGAAGAAGCGCGTATGGAAGCATCCGCTCTTTTCGGAAAGTCAGAAGAACCAACCAACGACTAG
- a CDS encoding spore maturation protein, which produces MYQWVSLISLWAIPITIAFVLLYGWRKQIPVYETFVDGAKGGLTTTIRILPHLIAMMVAVTMFRESGALELLLGMIRPVLDFLHFPEELVPLALLRPLTGTGSLAIATDLIAQYGPDSFLGRLAATMQGSTDTTLYVLTVYFGAVGIRNSAYALKVGLWSDLAGVIFSLLIVTYVFS; this is translated from the coding sequence ATGTACCAATGGGTATCCCTGATTTCTCTTTGGGCCATTCCCATTACGATTGCTTTTGTGCTACTCTATGGTTGGCGAAAGCAGATTCCTGTATATGAGACCTTTGTGGACGGGGCAAAAGGTGGACTGACGACGACAATCCGCATTCTGCCACACTTGATTGCCATGATGGTAGCAGTGACCATGTTCAGAGAATCAGGTGCCCTCGAGCTTCTCCTTGGGATGATAAGACCCGTTCTTGATTTTCTACACTTTCCAGAAGAACTGGTTCCACTCGCTTTGTTACGGCCTTTGACGGGGACAGGGTCACTGGCAATCGCGACAGACCTGATCGCTCAATACGGACCCGATTCTTTTCTGGGAAGACTGGCAGCGACAATGCAAGGAAGTACTGATACGACGTTATACGTATTAACCGTCTACTTTGGGGCGGTTGGGATCCGCAATTCTGCCTATGCGCTAAAGGTGGGTCTCTGGTCTGATCTGGCAGGAGTCATTTTCTCCCTGCTCATCGTGACGTACGTCTTTTCGTGA